A genomic region of Arachis stenosperma cultivar V10309 chromosome 9, arast.V10309.gnm1.PFL2, whole genome shotgun sequence contains the following coding sequences:
- the LOC130949733 gene encoding uncharacterized protein LOC130949733 yields MTTIFTQIQKDQKEFYSIQAVQAPPPVAQLESPPRICGLCSSTTHYTDQCHQIQEEHALVVANVNYNNRPPYPSQGQNHYSHGSNQHQGWRDNAQGSNQIQRWNNSPSHHNNNQSSSQYHHNNNNYQANQNHHNQNQNNYTKYQAPHHRQQSNQTSPPSTNQVDELRAVVDKRDEGYMAQFKAMSAQLANLTDMISKMSMSSSNNTNQPSSSSNLPSQPQPNPKGGLNAITLRSGTTLEEIPPRVLEDIHEEEVIVEAPHEKGEVDKRHKEEEVNLKEPKRKALVDESIPIPFPSMVKKAKKTPEFDLNMLQVFKKVEVTIPLLDAIQQIPKYAKFLKDLCTHKDRIGEWRHYPWVVQFLS; encoded by the coding sequence ATGACCACCATCTTCACGCAAATACAAAAGGATCAAAAGGAATTCTACTCCATCCAAGCCGTCCAAGCTCCACCTCCAGTTGCTCAACTTGAAAGCCCTCCTAGGATTTGTGGTTTGTGCTCTAGCACTACACATTACACTGATCAATGCCATCAAATTCAAGAGGAACATGCCCTTGTAGTGGCCAATGTGAATTACAACAATCGTCCACCCTATCCTTCTCAAGGCCAAAACCACTACTCTCATGGTAGTAATCAACATCAAGGGTGGAGGGATAATGCACAAGGGAGCAATCAAATCCAAAGATGGAACAACTCTCCTTCTCATCACAACAACAACCAATCTTCATCTCAATACcaccacaacaacaacaactaccAAGCCAACCAAAACcaccacaaccaaaaccaaaacaactacACCAAGTACCAAGCACCACACCATAGACAACAATCTAACCAAACCTCTCCACCTTCCACCAATCAAGTTGACGAGCTTAGAGCTGTTGTGGATAAACGGGATGAGGGCTATATGGCTCAATTCAAGGCCATGAGTGCTCAATTGGCCAATCTTACCGACATGATTTCGAAGATGTCCATGTCCTCCTCCAACAATACCAACCAACCCTCAAGTTCTTCTAACCTTCCATCCCAACCCCAACCAAACCCAAAAGGCGGTCTCAACGCCATCACCCTACGGTCGGGAACTACATTGGAGGAGATACCTCCAAGGGTCTTGGAGGACATTCATGAGGAAGAAGTGATTGTTGAAGCTCCACATGAAAAGGGGGAGGTAGACAAGAGGCATAAGGAAGAAGAAGTAAACCTCAAGGAACCCAAGAGGAAAGCTCTAGTGGATGAGTCCATCCCTATTCCATTCCCTTCCATGGtgaagaaagcaaagaagacaccgGAATTTGATTTGAACATGCTTCAAGTGTTCAAGAAGGTTGAGGTAACCATACCACTTCTTGATGCTATTCAACAAATTCCAAAGTATGCAAAATTCTTGAAAGACTTATGTACACACAAGGATAGGATAGGAGAATGGAGACATTATCCTTGGGTAGTTCAATTTCTTTCTTGA